A segment of the Coffea arabica cultivar ET-39 chromosome 8c, Coffea Arabica ET-39 HiFi, whole genome shotgun sequence genome:
TTTCAGAATGGGACATCTGACTACAACCTCAAGACTGCACTAAAAAGTGAAGGTTCGCTTGGCAATGGAAGCCCAGAATTCAAAAGCCCAACTTTGGACCAAGTTCCAGGGATTCCACCGCTTCCACCCACCTCCAATCAATTCTCTGCACGTGCTCGGATGGGTGTTCGGTCAAGGTAACTGAAGTCTAGACTTTGGTAAAGAAGCAAAAATAATTCTGAGGCTGGAAGCCTGGAAAACCATGTTCTCGGTCTCGCTTCAGCTAAGCAttcaatttgattttatttttgttgtggTCCCTTTGGCAGGTATGTCGACACCTTCAACAAGGGTGGTGGGAACCAAACAAATTTGTTCCAATCCCCTTCTATTTCTTCCACTAGACCTGCTGCCAGTGCCAACGCAAAGTTCTTTGTTCCCACGCCAGTATCCTCCGTTGAGGATACATTTGACAACAGTTCTGAGAGCACTCAAGATACTACAATTAGTAATGAGATACCATCAAGCTCGGCTGTAAATGATACATTCCATTCCCCTGCACCATCATCCTCCATGAATATGCCGAGATTTGGAAGCATGGGCAGCAtctctaccaaagtgagaagtgcCAATGGATCCTTCTCAGCTCCTTCGCGGCGCACAGCATCATGGAGTGGAAGTTTTGAAGGAAACTCCAGTCCTCCTCAGAGGGCTGCAGTGAAACCTCTAGGAGAGGTATTAGGCATGCCGCCATCGTCATTTATGCCGAGCGATTCCTTGATGCACTCATCAGCAAGTGGTGGCAGTTTTGGGGATGAGCTTCATGAAGTCGAACTCTGATGCAACAAGGATGTACATAATGCGTTTTGCTGCTTCAGCCACTACGTCGCACAGCCTTGCTGAAAATACTTTCCCGAATGGCAGTGAGCTATATTGAAAGCCCATACGGAGAAtcaaataattttctttttcctcgcAGTTCATACTGAAAACCCTCGAAAAGCTCCTCGTTGTATGTCAAAAATCATTTGGGTATGTCAGCTGTTTACCATAGTTTAGACATAGGTTATATTATCTCGTGGAATCTGGTATCTTAGGAGCTGGTGTTCTTataaaatttcaaagaaattgCAAGAGCACACCACTGTACAGtcatttgttcatttattcAAGAACCCCTTGAAGAAGCAAGAAGTGAACTTCTCAAGGGAAAAGGATAGTGTATTAAGTTGACAATAAGGTGCTTTCTCGTTGGTCGATTATAGGGTCTCAGATCAGAAATTCAAGCGGCTCAACAACTAAGTGGTTTGCGGTGTACTGGGCATATACTTCTACTGATTTTGCTTGAGATCCTGGGGCAAGAACACCAGCCCGCGCATCTGTAATTGTTTTATGACAGTGAAATCAGTCTCCGTGTCCgttgttttttttgggttattttcACTTCTTTGTCCTTTTTGACGTGGGGGCTGGGGAGAATTGTTGCTTGAGACATCGCCTTTTCTAAAAGGTAGCCTTTCGATCGTTCCCATCCAACAGTAGGAACCACCCTACCCaccaaacaaataaaggaaaaaggaTGTGGGAGTAAAAggctcatatttttctttcagAGTTTTGCTTCAATTGGAATGTTAAAGATGAGGTTCGTCCGGTTTCACGTTTCAAACGTCTGATACAGCATTTGAGTTAGATTTGAGAGATTCCTTCAATCAATCATAGTACGTCTCAACAGAATCCATTGCATCTGATCGTTTCCAGTCTAAAAACATGCCTAAAATTTTAAGAACTCAACTTCACGATACTCCAGTGGTTTTCTCAAAGGCTTTTGACATGGAGAAGGCTCCTTTCTTTTAcgaattttcttcatttttcccttctttGCATGTTATCTTTCCTTTCAGAAGAGAGTCTTGCTTATTTCAcgaccataaaaaaaaaaaaaaaaaaaaaaaccaatctCAAGAACAGATCAACTTCAGAAGTTTATTTATTAATCTTTTATGTTTTCTAAGAAATCGCAAATATCAGGAAGACGACCCTCACCTCATGTGCTTACAAGATTTCAACGCAGTACAAATGACAGCAGCTACAAGATCCCAAAGCATTGCTTATCAACGCAACCCATTGCGCTGGATGATTTTTCTTGTCTGCAAATTTGCATCTTTTCGTAGCAAAAATCAAGAGACCCCAGAAAGTTTTTGCGTAGTACCGAAGAAAAGTAGGTGGTGTGGTGTCAAGGAGAACTTTTTCGAAGGGCCAATATGCCAAAAAAAAGAGATGATGATGCCAGCTTCTTGCAAGATCATCATCCTCCTCTTCTTGCATGCAAGAGGAAGATCATCGCAAGAAAATTACGAAGAGAGTTACGGTAGTATTCTGTTCAAAGGTGAAATTCTGTTCAAACTTCAAAGAGCGAAAAGGATCGTGAAGAAAAGATTCAGAAAAAGAGATGTCTGTTTTAGTAATAGATTAGATACGGCATGAGAATCCATCGTAGCGTAAAGACTTTTCATGCTTTGTGGTTATAAAGATAACCAAaaaaggagaaggaaaaaaaaaagtaacatgtTTGCAAATTGAACGTTTGCCACTACTGGCTTTGTGCGACATGGTCAAAACACTAATAGGAATTGTAACCAGAGTGAAGCAGACACCAAATCTAACAAAGAAACACCAAGATAAGGCACTGGAATAAATTCAACTACAGCATCTGACTTATCCATGTAACAAAAGACAGAGGTGATGATCAAATTTAAACAAATGATTGATCTATCAATATCTCTCCCCTCCAAATGGAAAAGGCTAATTATGAATGACAGGCATCGCATATACTATGTTATGAACCTTGTGTAACAAATTGCTAACTACtcgaaacaaaattttttaccGTTCGAATCTGAACTTGAATCTTCTAATCAAAATACAATGCGAAACTCAGGAGGATAAGCCTTGATGGGTACCGACTACCAAGGTTGAATCAAAGTTACTGCATCTCTGAAGTCGGCGACACTAAAATTCAGCAGATCCAGGCGTTCGTGGAAAAGGTATTGCATCTCTTATATTATCAATACCAGTTGCAAATTGCACTAGCCTTTCAAAACCTAAGCCAAACCCAGCATGAGGCACTGAAAAGCAATTAAAGAACAAAACAGCATGTTTAGTCAAGGTCATTCAAATTAACTCCACAAGGTACCCTGAAAACTAGCTTTCAAACTGATTCCATGCCAAGAGTGAATGCAGCATTTAATAAGGCAGTGTATTGGAACATCAATGATAAAAATTAGTAGCTGCAAGTTATCATCTGCCACCATTTGAGACCAAgtcaaaccccccccccccccccccgggccAGGGGGGATGATGAGCTGCATCTGCAGAACTTgtcaaatgaaaggaaaattgaaAGACTAACCTGAACCATAACGACGCAGATCAAGATACCACCAGTAGCTCTCTTTGTTAAGCTTTAAGCCATCCAACCGCTTTTCCAAATACTCAAGGCGTTCCTCCCTTTGGCTTCCACCAATAAGTTCACCAACCTGATAAACACAAGTATTTTCCCCAGCAATTAGTATTGCAGAAAATGTTTCGCAGCAGTAACAATAAAGGtcatttcattttaaatttactTGTCAACTCCTATACTTAAGCATCCAAGGAAACATATAACCCAGGAAAAGGATAACCTGGTCCAAATGAATTAGCAAAGCCTAATGCTTGCAAAGGGTACCTtcaatttccttttttcttttccccattTTTCAATCTAAAAGATAATGCTAATCGCTAGCTAggaaaaattgcatgataggtTGAACTCTACAAAAACAGAAGTTTGCAACATATCATCAACCCATAGTGACCCATCTCACACACCATATGCAATATGCAATGCAAGTTTCATTACAGGTAACAAGATGATGTACTATGCCACATTGGGGCCTTCAGAATGGATATAGCATTTCAGAAAGATCCAACTTCCAAATGAGTCTAATTCAGCTGGTGAGTAATTTAAGTCTATATATACATCAACCTACTTCTTCTTCAAGTCGCTACCAAGaacagaaaaacaagaaaaaaaaaagcacagaATACCTGAGGAACCAGCATGTCCATGGCTGCAACTGTCTTCTCATCGTCATTTTCCCGCATGTAGAATGCCTTAATCTCCTGAAAGTTATTTCTCAAAGTCAACTTAAGTTCTTAATGCTTCTACTGTCAGCATAACTTACGACCCTTACGGATCAGCAAATAAACGTGCCTTTGGATAGTCTCTAATAATGACAGGGCATCCACCAAATGCCACTTCAGTGATATAACGCTCATGTTCACTTTGCAAATCACATCCCCATTTCACCTGTCAATGCAGAACTGATACATAGTTATGATAATCAGATCTCATTCGAGAGCTGTCTAAGTAGTCAATGATATGATACAATCTTTGCAAATGAATTGTTTTAGAAAGTGAATTGTAACGATCAGATTCGTAACAATAACTTCATAATATCAAGATTTGGGCATATCACAAATTTCAACTGGCAGCATAGCATGTCCAAGATAGGAAGACTAATAGACAAGTCTAAGACACAGCAAAGACTGGTAAGGTGGGATGAATACCGGAAATTCAAATTTCTTCTTCGCTTTTAATAGAAGGTCAATGGCATCAGTATATGTCAGCAGCACAAAACTTTTCTCAACAACATCCTGttggacaaaaaaaataagaaaaagtaaTTTCATGGCAAAGCAAAAACAAGTCTACAATCTTGAAAtgaatttcttcaacaaaatattaGCCATGTGCTTTCATTATTCGGTGATagacaattttgaatttaaaaaaaaaaaaaaagtgcccgGAATAGCCAATAGTTCATACACTTAGTCGACTGATGATTCCTTTTTCTATCCATGTGTTGAAGAAATCCATATCTTCCTTGCAATTCTCTAGAATATATTGCACCTTCAATGAAGAGTATTATACTAATTCACAAGTCCAATATAGAAAAATCAACAGCAAAAGAGAACAAGTGCAAAAAATAGTTGTTGCATAAAAGTCTAGAATAGATATGAAAAGTAACATACTACATACTGGAGATAGGCAGTTGCACAGGCCATGTCATCATCTAAATCAGCAAATGCCAGTTCTGGTTCAATCATCTTAGAAATGGAGGAATCAGTTTTAGCATTTAGCTGTCAGTTACCTCAACCATATACCATTAATTTCTCCCAAGGTAAAAAAGTACATGAATTGAAGCACGAGAAACAGTAGCAGCCTCAACATACCCAAAATTCAGCCAAGTGTCTAGAAGTGTTAGAATTTTCAGCTCTAAATGTGGGGCCAAATGTATAGACCTGCCAGAAAGTACATTACTTAATTTCGAGTCAAAATGCACAAAGCAGAACATGCAACATTCACCAGATGCTCTTCAGAACAGAATTCCTAAAggggaaaaataaagaaagaccAATAGCTCATCAACTAGAGGAGTCTTAAAAAAGAGGACGTACATCAGAAAGAGCCGTTGCATAAGTTTCACCATTCAGTTGCCCTGATACTGTCAAGAACGCTGGTTTTCCAAAGAAGTCCTGtcataaacaaaattaaaaaaaaataataagcaaataaCTAATTTGAGGTGCATCCAAACTATTGTATTTAATTGACAGCTCTACTCAAGCAAATTTCCTAAATAGATAAATCATACCTCCTCACCAAACACCCATTTTGCAACAGCcaaaaaccccaaaaacaaaTATAGAACTTAAAAATGCAAAGAGGCAAAACATGCAAAGGGCCCCATCACAAACCTAagagagaaggaagaaaaattaGGACTCGAGAGTTTCCTGTCATAACCTATCATtcagcaattaaaaaaaaaaaaaagccaaagaAACAGTCCAAACAAACTTTAAACAATCTGGTTAAAAATTCACTTTGACCATTAGACCACACCTGATTCTCATCCATCCCAAACATTTTAAAATACACCTTCTATAGGCCAATGTGCAAAATATAGATGTATCAGAAAATCCGTCTAATGATTGAAAGAACCAAAATCCGTCTAATGATTGAAAGAACCAAAACATAGGCTTTTTCTGTACTCACTTGAGACCAATCAACAGAACCATCTTCAGTTCTTGGAATTGCAGCCACTGGAGAATCTGTGGTTTCTCTGGAACTAGGAATCTGTCCCGTGTAAAGTAACATTTTAGATGCAAAACTTTAAAAATACTACAAACAGCAAAAATCTCAAGTATCAAACCCAATAAAACACAATTCAAGAGCAGAATAAAAATTTATAATGCACTGGTGAAGGAAATTAAAGAATCATCTAACACATCAAAGATCCCTCTTTAGAGAATGGAAGAAAGGTCAGAGAGATAGCACTCAGACATGGtaacaataaaaaagaaaagattataacaaggaagaaaagaagacaaTTCCAATTAAGAAACCATCGAAGTTTAcacaaacaaaaaattccaaaCAACCACAAATCCCCTACCGTAATGCTTTCACGAACTCCTCACAGCATCATGGACAAGAGGAAGAATGAAAGTTAAGGAGTTCAAATATGTAGTCTCCAATAACGATAAGAGAATCAGATACAAATGCCAAGCAGGAAAGAGAGAAACAAAGCCAGTAAACTTAAGTACAGTCCTATGCAGGTTGAATGGCAAGTAAAAAGAGGCAGAGCTCAACATAATTTAACCTGTGGTCTTCGACCTTACGACCGGATGCATATAAAAAGAAACATCAGCTCCAGAAAGAGCATACCAGGGTAGTGACGCAAAACTGCTCACCAGCTCCTTCACAGTCCGAAGCAGTGATGATTGGACTGGACACCCAGACAAATCCGTTCTCTTGAAAAAACTTGTGTGTGGCATAAGCCAAAGCATTTCTCACCCTCGCAACCTAA
Coding sequences within it:
- the LOC113707208 gene encoding asparagine--tRNA ligase, chloroplastic/mitochondrial-like isoform X3 — encoded protein: MAVALSLAATSLRLKSFTAVRFFSFYRKTPKTHLTPTFHFPLKSSTSNSTPFLPLHYSRTRSFCSVISAAVSSGEATKTETFEKNELQKGERVGEFRKRLRIVDVKGGPDEGLNRLDETLVVRGWVRTFRAQSGITFIEVNDGSCLSNLQCVMTSDAEGYDQIESGLISTGASLLVQGVLVKSQGSKQKVELKVEKLILVGTSDPSFPIQKKRVSREFLRTKAHLRPRTNTFGAVARVRNALAYATHKFFQENGFVWVSSPIITASDCEGAGEQFCVTTLIPSSRETTDSPVAAIPRTEDGSVDWSQDFFGKPAFLTVSGQLNGETYATALSDDVVEKSFVLLTYTDAIDLLLKAKKKFEFPVKWGCDLQSEHERYITEVAFGGCPVIIRDYPKEIKAFYMRENDDEKTVAAMDMLVPQVGELIGGSQREERLEYLEKRLDGLKLNKESYWWYLDLRRYGSVPHAGFGLGFERLVQFATGIDNIRDAIPFPRTPGSAEF
- the LOC113707208 gene encoding asparagine--tRNA ligase, chloroplastic/mitochondrial-like isoform X1, coding for MAVALSLAATSLRLKSFTAVRFFSFYRKTPKTHLTPTFHFPLKSSTSNSTPFLPLHYSRTRSFCSVISAAVSSGEATKTETFEKNELQKGERVGEFRKRLRIVDVKGGPDEGLNRLDETLVVRGWVRTFRAQSGITFIEVNDGSCLSNLQCVMTSDAEGYDQIESGLISTGASLLVQGVLVKSQGSKQKVELKVEKLILVGTSDPSFPIQKKRVSREFLRTKAHLRPRTNTFGAVARVRNALAYATHKFFQENGFVWVSSPIITASDCEGAGEQFCVTTLIPSSRETTDSPVAAIPRTEDGSVDWSQDFFGKPAFLTVSGQLNGETYATALSDVYTFGPTFRAENSNTSRHLAEFWMIEPELAFADLDDDMACATAYLQYVVQYILENCKEDMDFFNTWIEKGIISRLSDVVEKSFVLLTYTDAIDLLLKAKKKFEFPVKWGCDLQSEHERYITEVAFGGCPVIIRDYPKEIKAFYMRENDDEKTVAAMDMLVPQVGELIGGSQREERLEYLEKRLDGLKLNKESYWWYLDLRRYGSVPHAGFGLGFERLVQFATGIDNIRDAIPFPRTPGSAEF
- the LOC113707208 gene encoding asparagine--tRNA ligase, chloroplastic/mitochondrial-like isoform X2, translated to MAVALSLAATSLRLKSFTAVRFFSFYRKTPKTHLTPTFHFPLKSSTSNSTPFLPLHYSRTRSFCSVISAAVSSGEATKTETFEKNELQKGERVGEFRKRLRIVDVKGGPDEGLNRLDETLVVRGWVRTFRAQSGITFIEVNDGSCLSNLQCVMTSDAEGYDQIESGLISTGASLLVQGVLVKSQGSKQKVELKVEKLILVARVRNALAYATHKFFQENGFVWVSSPIITASDCEGAGEQFCVTTLIPSSRETTDSPVAAIPRTEDGSVDWSQDFFGKPAFLTVSGQLNGETYATALSDVYTFGPTFRAENSNTSRHLAEFWMIEPELAFADLDDDMACATAYLQYVVQYILENCKEDMDFFNTWIEKGIISRLSDVVEKSFVLLTYTDAIDLLLKAKKKFEFPVKWGCDLQSEHERYITEVAFGGCPVIIRDYPKEIKAFYMRENDDEKTVAAMDMLVPQVGELIGGSQREERLEYLEKRLDGLKLNKESYWWYLDLRRYGSVPHAGFGLGFERLVQFATGIDNIRDAIPFPRTPGSAEF